TCCATTTGTTGAAACCTTAGCTTACTTCCTGTTATTTTCGATCCCCATGCTGATACCAATTTATATGGGATATGGTTCTGTCTTGGGTGTTGTCCTATACCTGGCTTACAACGACTTCATAAATAATATGGGACACTGCAATTTTGAGATGCTCCCAAAGTGGATCTTCCAACGTTTCCCTCCTCTCAAGTATCTCATGTACACTCCATCGTAAGTATAGCATTTTAAGTTCAACCTTGCAATCATGTTAGTGATGAGACTTTAGGTCCATTATGTTCTTACTCAAATTTTACCAGTGGATACTGCAAACATGAACACATATTTGAAATCTTTAACATAGCTTCAAGAAACCACAAACCAAATTATTCAAAGGTATTTTCCATTTTCCCCATAGGTATCATTCTCTCCATCATACAAAGTTTCGTACAAACTACTCGTTGGCTATGCCAATCTATGACTACATATTCAACACCATGGATAAGTCAACTGACGAGCTGTATGAGAGAACACTGATTGGAACAGAGGAAACACCAGATGTTGTTCACTTGACGCATATGACCACCTTGCAATCGATTTATCATCTAAGGGTTGGGATTGCATCTATAGCCTCTCGGCCTTCAGATAACCATGTatggtatatgtggatgatatgtcCAATGGCATGGCTATCAATGGTACTGGCATGGGTTTATGGATCATCTGCGTTTATTGTCGAAAGTCTCAAGCTGAAGAAGATCATGATGCAAACATGGGTGATACCAAGATACAACTTCCAGGTAATGGATTTTCCACGTTACATGAATCCTATATCTTCATAGTGTTGCAAACTGATAGGATTTTCTCCATCTGCAGTACAGCCTGACTAGGGAGAGGGAATCCATCAACAGGTTAATTGAGCAGGCAATATCAGATGCGGATGGAAGAGGGGTCAAAGTGCTCAGTCTTGGACTTTTCAATCAGGCATGTTGACAAAACTTTACTTTCTTAACTACCACCTTTTTCACTTTGAGTGAGATTTTGATGAATTTCACTGAATAACAATAATTTTAGTAGACACAAAAATCTTTACATTTCAATCAAAATATTTCAGTCATTTCAGTTATACACAAGAAtacaaatattttaaaaatattcagtttttttttaatttcGAGCGAACATCTCGGTTCTTTGGCCGAAATACTAACCGATATCATTGAAATTCAGTAATTCTGGTAGGTGCTGAAATATTTCTCAAAGAGAAGTTGAAACCACGTGCGAAACTCACTCTTCATACATTCTTCCACGTGACACCTAACTTCTGATCGGCAGCGGCGGAGCCAGCGTATAATTGTTGGGTTCAGCTGAACCCAACGACTTTTGTCCGCTATGTATAAATGTACAGATATTTAATAGCGTGAACGCATTAAGAAATCAAACCTGACCCCATTAGAAGGCCCGAAAGCCCACAAGCTAATTGTCTCCGTGCCCACAGCCCAAACCTGCGTTACTCTTTTTTTGAGGAATTGAACTGCGTGACTTATTCTCTCATATACGAGATGTACTAGTTTCCCTAAAAACGAGAGGTATTAGTGCATGAAAGCCGAACGCCCTTAATTTTTCCGATTCCCTTCCCAACTAGGCTATCTCGTCTTCCCTAAAAAACTCGGCTCTCTCCTCTCATCTCTCGGAAGCAGCGGCAAGTAGATAATTGCAGATCAATGATGCATCTTGCCAGGAATTGTAGCTCGAATCTGAGGTACTGAGATTACAATGCCACATCTCGGAGTACTCCCTCTTGCGCATTTTCAATCTAGCCGGCCTTGGACGGTAATGATTTTTATTTTTTGCCCTAGTTTTCTATTGTTTCTTTATATGATTTTTTAGTGATCTAGGCGATAGAACGGTATTTTGCAAAGAGAAAAATCGATCACTAGATTCAAataatgatgtaggcttgtcatgaTTGCCCGTCACACTTTGGCAAAGTGCACCAAATTTACTGCAAGTGGTGTCCCGAAGCcatctaaggctggtcatagtggggagtaacaagtTACTACcatcataatgcaaagtaacataatagtagtatcatatatggcttcatttattagctcgtAGACTCATGTTGTCTTGGAAAAcgatatgttacagtaacatattatgttaccacctctcattaattaTTTGCCACATAAGCAGAATTTTCTCGAAGTGCCCTatattactagctaagttactcccactatgactagcctaaacaCAGAGAAATGAATTCAGACGAGTCACCTTATGATCTGGATATGATAGGAAGAAAATTTCAAACACAGAGAAATCAAGTTACGAAGTTATTCCGGTACCACTTTTTATAATAGGTAAACAAGTGATTTTATAATTTATCCAACATGTATATCATACCCTCTTCTTTTTTTAGTTTAACAGGCGATGTCATATGTCTATTATCTGAGTGTTATANNNNNNNNNNNNNNNNNNNNNNNNNNNNNNNNNNNNNNNNNNNNNNNNNNNNNNNNNNNNNNNNNNNNNNNNNNNNNNNNNNNNNNNNNNNNNNNNNNNNNNNNNNNNNNNNNNNNNNNNNNNNNNNNNNNNNNNNNNNNNNNNNNNNNNNNNNNNNNNNNNNNNNNNNNNNNNNNNNNNNNNNNCATTCAGAAATGTTGGCAAAAAACTATGGAAGGACAACCCTTTGATTAGTCCGACCAGTTTGTGGAACTAATACGGTTTTGACTAGAAGTGCTACAAGAGTCAGATGCACTTTTTGCACACAGATGATTAGTGCAAATATATTAACCCTCACATTCTTGGTCCCAGGAAAGACAACTCAATGGAAGTGGTGAATTATTTACACAAAAATATCCAAAATTGAGAGTTCGACTTGTTGACGGAAGTGGCTTAGCAACAGCAGTTGTTCTCAAGAGCATCCCTTTAGATACAAAGCGGGTGTTTCTCTGTGAAGGCAGTTCTAAGGTAGCACATGCCACAGCTACAGCTTTATGCGAGAGAGGTGTCCAGGTACCTACCTTTCACCTTGCTACTTTGTTGATTTCGTTTAGTAGCTCACTTTTTGTATGAGTTGGTCCCATTTCTTGAAAGAATGACTATAAATATACGCAATTTTGTGTAGGTAATCATGAACCAAAAGAAGGAATATGACATGCTTAAATTGCGAGTTGCAGAGAGCAACACTGCCTATCTGAAATTCTCCAGTGATGAGATACCTCAGGTAAATTGAAAGTTATACAGAAAAAGGAATGAAAACCCTCAAGAAGCTTTCTAGCTAGGGTGCATATATGGTAAGTGGAGTATATGTAATTAAGTATAACTACTAGAGATATTAGACAATATAGTGAATGCTTATAAAACACCCCGTCTTTTTGTTTTACGGAAAACAGTAGCAAACATTATGCTATAGTGTCATCTACCAGCAAATGACAACGATTAGGCTGTAAACCCATGTAGCTACCATAGTAGGAAGAAAAGAAACACTCTGATAAGCGATATATATTCAATAATTACTTCTTCATTGCTACAGATCTGGATAGGAGATATCATAAATGATAAGCAACAAATGGGGGCACCAAGAGGAGCAACATTTATTCCTACATCACAGTTTCCCTTTAAGAAGATACGCAAGGATTGCACTTACTTGAGTAACCCTGCAATGAAGATCCCAGAGGCAATGCAGAACGTCCATACCTGTGAGGTGCTAGCAGTATATATGTTCTCATTGCCTTTTTGCGAAAATAGATGATCTCATTGCCTGATTATGTAAATTTTGTGATAGCGAAATAGGACATTTGACATACACAGATTCTTATCCAAGATTAGAATAGATAATCTGATAGACACTAATATGTGTTGCTACTCCCTTTATGAATAGAATTGGCTTCCAAGAAGGGTCATGAGCGCATGGCGCATTGCTGGAATGGTACATGCACTAGAAGGTTGGGGCATCCATGAGTGTGGAGATGATATGATGGACATCGAGCAAGTTTGGTCGGCAGCTATTAAGCATGGATTCATTCCTCTATAAAAATCTGGATTCTTCTGAATCCTCCCATATATGTTACACAATAATGATGAGCTGCAGTGTTATGGGGTGTCAGATATGCTTATTGGCTTAGTAGCTTCAATGGGCAGACATGTATTTGGGTAGAAAGCCCTAAAGATGGCATCGATAGCAAAAACTAATGAGTACATGAAATGTATGAATCGCAAACTCACAGAAACTCATTAAAGCATGTTACCCATTATCAGTGACATTCAGTTTGAACTGTAAATGGCCATGGAATAAGACAATTCAAAAAGAGATCCAACACACTTCGGGTTTTTTCTATCAGCATTGGTCTTTCTTCTGGATTTGGGTAGTAAGAAGTAATTTTATTGCCCCACGCCCAAACCTCCTGGATACCACAAAATTGTGAACCTTGTTGGGCATTGGTGTTGTTGTAATCGATTCTGCAAGATTGAAAGAGTAGCTAGTCGAgatcaatgttttaaatagcgggctatggaaaATAGCGGCGAGCCTCCAAATCAGCTATAGCGGAGATAAAGCGGGCTATTTGTGAAGATGACCATTTAGCGGCACCTTGCTGAAAAAGCTATAGCGGACTATAGCagagctatagccggctatttaaaactatggtcGAGATTAGACACTACTGGAAAAATCAACTACGCCTACCAGTTTTGCTGGAAGAGGCCCCCAACTCCGATCTAGAACGTTCGACTCAGATCGAGGTTCGAATTAGTTCAGTTCGATCGGAAATCGCTGCCCGATTCACCGAACTCAAATCAATCTCAAGTTTTCTCCCCATTTCTGGATTTCAATTGTACCCAAAAAAAGGAATCCATGCATCATCTATTACAGGCTAGACGCTGTTGCAGCTATCCTCGATTGCCAAGGCTGCTCACATGACGACGGCGGTGGGGACATGGTTGCCTGAGCATCGCAGCTCCTGTTGTGCTTGTGCATCGTCTATACATGCCTGGAGGCTCCTCTCCTGCTTCCACCAGGGCACGAGCACCACGCGAGTGAGCAGGCAGGGATGGGTTGTGCAATAAGGTCGAgacgacactactagaaaaagggctatagatggaattgatactaatgacgcaccagacaagcggtgcgccattagtatatattaatggcgcaccacctactgatacgccattagagttgaaactactaatggcgcacctggcccaaggtgcgccattagtatcaattttttttaactagtgcgcctgtccaaacatactaatggcgcatccagatacagtgcgccattactagttagtaatggcgcatcagcaggaaagtgcgccactaatgttgtttttttattatattttttattcccttttttgcaaaactactaatggcgcactgttccaaactagtaatggcgcactgtgggacagtgcgtcattagtaatttttttcgcaaaactactaatggcgcagcaccaggaggtgcgccattagtaacttggattactaatggcgcatttagaattGGTGcatcattagtaagtgggcagcaacaagatattttggacagcctctcctatccacactcactttctccccaattcattctctccacctcctccttgtctcgggtgcctcctctttttcacctcatttccaccatagattcattcaatttaagtggttaaattaccttgttttgataggtaagtaagggggaaagctatatttatgttgttctccctacaacaatgtgcacatgcactttttatggcctagctagatctatgtatgtttgtggtgttgcatatgtttgtggtgttgcatatgtgtttgtgtttggaggtgtaccggtatttgaaattcgatagttgccaatattttgccggaatgttgattcatttccgtttcggcgagaattttggcattaagcattctttttggtcctatttttagggaaagtcatgccaatttttttcttggttctaaaatatcgttttgctctaccccgcaggcgaccatggtccgcatgatgaccgaaggcatcgtgaataggtttttgaggtccgcgaaggccgagatgcttcaaaagaacgagacggagataagatgtccgtgtcgaagatgcaagctgaagagccttattgcggacccggaatccgggcaggtgcgggaccacctgctcttgcgtggtttcatggatggctattggtggcaaggtgatgaagatgactacgaagtcgtccatgggggccgggcaagaaatgaggaagggcagcaagacaaccaccgcggctcgggcgggcgagaagacgaagaatcccgaggagatgatcacgacggtgatgttgtacacagtcatcatgtagaagatgcaggacatgatgatgaggaagatgccggagcagtcgacgggcatgatcatgaagatgatgatgccggcggagcagacgacgctggaccatcgatgggttgggtgcaggaccctcatattcaagagctgcttctcaagaagatggataacgcaagagctgccgcccgagagaaagccaagatggatcaacttgtgttagacgcggttactccattgtatgaaggatgcaggcccgaggatacccgcctgaaagtaacgctcatggctctggagatgaaggtaaaacacaaaatgaccgacgcatgctttgacgagaacatgtcattctggcacgaacgtcttcccgaggggaacaagtgcccgaccagtttggaggaggcgaagaaaatcatgtgtcctctggatttaccgcatgtgaaataccatgtgtgcatgaacaattgcatcatttatcgggatgagcacgcggagtctaccatatgtccggtgtgcggcgtcactcgatacaagaagaggaagaaagctcctcgaaaagtggtgtggtactttccgatcactcctcgtctgcagcggtatttcgcggaccctaaggtagcaaagctcctgcgttggcacgcgaattgggaggagaagaagcgagaagatgacgcaaatgatccggagatagataaaaaagacaagatgctgagtcaccctaaggatgcgagccagtggcaagcgttgaacttcgaagacccagaatttgggaatgatccaaggaacatcgtgctgggcgcgagcaccgatggagtcaacccgtttggcagccagagaagcacacatagcacctggcctgtgtttgtgtggatgtacaaccttccccctggttgtgcatgaagaggaagtacattcacatgagtatgctaattgaaggaccgaaacaaccagggaacgacatcaatatgtatctggggctgctgaaagaggagcttgacacgctgtggaaaacgccagccaatacgtgggatgccgcagagaaagaatatttccctatgagagccgcgctgctcacgacggtgcacgactatctcggttacggatatgtcgcggggcaggtggtccacggattttctggatgcgtcaggtgcatggatgacacaatgtatcgccagctagatagagatcccgggtcttcgaaaaccgtgttcatgggacatcgaaggtggcttcgcgatgatgacccgtggagaaaacgcaaggatctgtttgatggtgaaaccgaaccccgaggacgcccgcatacgaggagcggcgaggaaatagacaagctgttgaaaaattggaaagactacccactgccgggaaagaagcaaaaggcgccagagccgggaaagaagcgaaaggcgccagagccgctgctgaaggtatggaaaacgaggtctgttttctgggacttgccgtactggaagatccaccgtgtgcctcacagccttgatgtcatgcatatcacgaagaacgtgtgcgagagtctgcttggtaccctgctcaacatgccagagaggaccaaagatgggccgaaagcaagggcagacttgaaatcaatgggcatcaggcaggagcttcacgctatatatgatgatcatgatgatgatgatgatgatgaggcgaagcaggacacggaaagtcgtcacaaaggcaaaaaggccaagaagNNNNNNNNNNNNNNNNNNNNNNNNNNNNNNNNNNNNNNNNNNNNNNNNNNNNNNNNNNNNNNNNNNNNNNNNNNNNNNNNNNNNNNNNNNNNNNNNNNNNNNNNNNNNNNNNNNNNNNNNNNNNNNNNNNNNNNNNNNNNNNNNNNNNNNNttgaaaaattggaaagactgcccactgccgggaaagaagcaaaaggcgccagagccgggaaagaagcgaaaggcgccagagccgctgctgaaggtatggaaaacgaggtctgttttctgggacttgccgtactggaagatccaccgtgtgcctcacagccttgatgtcatgcatatcacgaagaacgtgtgcgagagtctgcttggtaccctgctcaacatgccagagaggaccaaagatgggccgaaagcaagggcagacttgaaatcaatgggcatcaggcaggagcttcacgctatatatgatgatcatgatgatgatgatgatgatgaggcgaagcaggacacggaaagtcgtcacaaaggcaaaaaggccaagaagaccggaaatgactaccctcccgcgtgcttcactctaagtcaggaggagatcgagcagtttttcacctgcctcgtaggagtaaaacttccttacggttacacggggaagataagcagatacctagacccagcgaagctgaagttcagcgggatgaagtctcacgactgtcacgtgctgatgacgcagatacttccagttgcaatccgtgggatcatggacgcgcacgtccgtgaaaccctatttggcatatgcaacttttttgacgtcatctctcggaagtctgttggcgtgaggcaactcagaacgcTACagaaagagatcatggtgatactatgcgagcttgagatgtacttcccgcccgcattcttcgacgttatggtgcatctgatggtccatatcgtggacgatatcatccaactcgggccgacgttcctgcacagcatgatgccgttcgaaaggatgaatggtgtcatcaaaggatacgttcgcaacatgtcacgtccagagggaagcatagccaggggctttctgaccgaagagtgcatctcctactgcatgaattatctaggcatcgagaaccccgttggtctgcccgtcaacaggcacctcggcaggcttactggatggggtcaccgtgagggtcgtcgcgaaatgcatgtcgacttcgagggtcgactcgccgactttgaaagagcaaacctagtcgcgctacaacacatagacgtggtcgatccttgggtggtacagcacaaaacctttattaagaagacgtacaatgaccgaggccaacagaggacagacggagatatactcaaagagcacaactcatgtttcacgcgttggttcaagcagaagcttctgtcataccctttacatgaggattcttctgcggaagaacaactcatattcgccttgtcacagggcgccgagcacaacctgatgacctatgaggcgtacgatatcaacggatacacattctacaccgaggccaaggacatgaagagcgatggttatcagaactccggggtaacgattgaatcctacaccggtaatgacaaggacagatactacggaaggatcgaggagatctgggagctgagctacgctggagagaaggtcccgatgttccgtgtcagatgggccaagagcgtcctaaaagaagaccggtatttcaccaccatggttatacccgaagccaaatccaagaccgcgggcgcaaacgtcaccgcgaaaaatgagccatgggtactggcttcccaagtggaccaatgcttcttcattaccgacccgccaaagcccagtcgtgttgtcgtgaggagaggcaaaaggaagatcatcgaaatggatggagtagccaatgagcaagacttcgacaagtatggcgacccgaggatcgaacatgacgacgatgatgaagtagcagcatacaccacaagaagaagcaggaccaccctacctaaaggacgtccgttccacagaagaactccatttgcgaaaaagaagggcaagaagattgtgaacagatagctagctaagatcgattgtatttaaatcgtagccttcatttctcgattgtatttcatgggcactttttgaactatcatgaatatttttaaatttcatggacactcgatcttgatccccctccatctcgatcgctatcccacctcgccagatccggtccccctcgccgccgagcaccccccggtccaccggccgccgccgccgacccccNNNNNNNNNNNNNNNNNNNNNNNNNNNNNNNNNNNNNNNNNNNNNNNNNNNNNNNNNNNNNNNNNNNNNNNNNNNNNNNNNNNNNNNNNNNNNNNNNNNNNNNNNNNNNNNNNNNNNNNNNNNNNNNNNNNNNNNNNNNNNNNNNNNNNNNNNNNNNNNNNNNNNNNNNNNNNNNNNNNNNNNNNNNNNNNNNNNNNNNNNNNNNNNNNNNNNNNNNNNNNNNNNNNNNNNNNNNNNNNNNNNNNNNNNNNNNNNNNNNNNNNNNNNNNNNNNNNNNNNNNNNNNNNNNNNNNNNNNNNNNNNNNNNNNNNNNNNNNNNNNNNNNNNNNNNNNNNNNNNNNNNNNNNNNNNNNNNNNNNNNNNNNNNNNNNNNNNNNNNNNNNNNNNNNNNNNNNNNNNNNNNNNNNNNNNNNNNNNNNNNNNNNNNNNNNNNNNNNNNNNNNNNNNNNNNNNNNNNNNNNNNNNNNNNNNNNNNNNNNNNNNNNNNNNNNNNNNNNN
This portion of the Triticum dicoccoides isolate Atlit2015 ecotype Zavitan chromosome 7A, WEW_v2.0, whole genome shotgun sequence genome encodes:
- the LOC119331085 gene encoding very-long-chain aldehyde decarbonylase GL1-7-like yields the protein MATRPGPLTEWPWHWMGSFKYLVLAPAALHTAHSVGTKGWGDMNLVYAAMLPALLLRLFHNQIWISLSRHQTARRKHIIVDRSLEFDQVDRERSWDDQAILATLFFYVAYAAIPSVRLMPMWEAKGAIIMALLHVGPVEFINYWFHRALHHHFLYSRYHSHHHASIVTEPITAVIHPFVETLAYFLLFSIPMLIPIYMGYGSVLGVVLYLAYNDFINNMGHCNFEMLPKWIFQRFPPLKYLMYTPSYHSLHHTKFRTNYSLAMPIYDYIFNTMDKSTDELYERTLIGTEETPDVVHLTHMTTLQSIYHLRVGIASIASRPSDNHVWYMWMICPMAWLSMVLAWVYGSSAFIVESLKLKKIMMQTWVIPRYNFQYSLTRERESINRLIEQAISDADGRGVKVLSLGLFNQERQLNGSGELFTQKYPKLRVRLVDGSGLATAVVLKSIPLDTKRVFLCEGSSKVAHATATALCERGVQVIMNQKKEYDMLKLRVAESNTAYLKFSSDEIPQIWIGDIINDKQQMGAPRGATFIPTSQFPFKKIRKDCTYLSNPAMKIPEAMQNVHTCENWLPRRVMSAWRIAGMVHALEGWGIHECGDDMMDIEQVWSAAIKHGFIPL